The genomic DNA ACGACTGATACAGATTTTGTTGAAAATGTTGTGCAGACTGTCACTACTGACATtcagaaagaaaaagagaaagtgattgatGATATTGAAGGTGATGATGTTGACAAAGACACGACTAGCTCTTCTAGTTCCTCAGAGGATGAAGTTGTAGATGAGTTTGAACGTCAGAGAAGGATGGAGGAagagattgaaaatgaaaggCTACTAAGAAAAAGAAAGAGGCAAGAAGCAGATGATGATGCTCCTTATGTTCCGTCACCAGAGCATGTCACAGAATCTCAATCAACTccaaaagttaaaagaaaagcTGGTGGTCGTAAGAAAGCAACTCCAATGATACGAATTTCTAAAAAACCTCAGAAGATTGTACAGAAGAAGCAATTAGAAAAGGAAAGTCAAAAACCTCCAACACCTCCACGTGAACCAACACCTCCACATTCACCGATACATCAATCTccaccaagacaaccatcacctattcctcaatcaacaccaccaccacaacaaccatatTTCACTTCACAAGATATCTTCGGcacacctccactcacccaagtACAACCTGGTTCTTCGAGTAAAGGTCTTCCGACACCGCAAGATAATCTACTAGACGTTGACTTCGACTTTGCAAATAATTCGCAAGTGTTGAAATTGGAAAAGAAAATAAAGAATGTGATAGCAGAGAACAAAAGGTTGGCAGCTGAGAACCAGAAGGCAACTGATAGAGAAAAATTGCTTGTGAATCGTGTACAGGAGTTAGAAAAGAAAGTTGAAACAGATCAAACGGAGATGGATATTTTAAAGGTTCGTGTGTCTGAACTTGAAGAAGAGAAGAATCGTCGAGAAAGTGAGAATGAATATTACAAATTGAAGAATAAAGAGCTTACATCAGCTAAGGCGTTACATGATCATAAGTTCTACATGCTGAAtagggttgttgaaagtttgCTTGGAATGTCAGTTGATCAAAAGTTTGAAGAGTTGAAGCTAGAAGACCTTCGTGCTGAACGTCAAGCAGAATTAGAAAGGcagatgaaagataagggtaaaggGGTTGAAGGAAGTTCAGCTATGCCTGAAATGGCTCTTGTACCTTCGATGGTGATAGATAATCCTGAGCCTATATCTGCAGTTTCTGGCTTATTCGAAGAAGAAACTCCAATGCATGAATTAATTGGTGGCGAaaatgaagaggatgatgaagatgatgatgaggatgagtttgTATATTCTGCGAGCAGTCATAGTTCTAaaggtaatgatgatgatgacgctgcAGGAGGTTCTGGTGTTAGGGTTACAGAAGCTGCTAATGAAAAAGTCGTTGATGATCTGATGAACGACACAGtgaatgaagaaagtggtgaagctTCTGGAAAGGGGGAGTCGGATAAGACGCAGATAGTAGAACACTCTGAACCTTTGTTCTTGCGTCTAGATGTGTATAAGGAGATGTTGAAAGATGTAAATCCTGAGATTCCCTTCGACTTTGAAGAAGATTTGGAATCATTTGATATAAATAAATAGAAAGATTACAAGTATGattatgttgaagatgctgatcAATATGATCGAGTTGAAGTAGAAGAATGTTCTAATAGTGAAGATGTCCCTGAAGATACGTCAAAGCTTCCAACTTTAATGGAGTTCTTCACAGCAGAAAATAGAGAAGAGTTGCGacaaaaggtgactgaagctgtAAATGATAATGTGTTTGAAAATCTGAAGAAAGATGCTGAGAAAGAAAGTCAATCAAATGTTGAAAAAGAAGATCGTTCAAAGTGGTTTAAAGACAGTCATGAGAGAAAGTTCAAGAggcctttgaagtttttccaacgTGATAGAACTATTTCTCTTGGCGACATCATAAGTTGGGGATTTCTGCCTCAAGTGAACGCGTATGTTATTCGTAGGGAATACGGCGTCCAATATTTCAAACGTctatatgacattatgtcattaccgTGGTGGGACGTCGATGAATTATCTCAAGTAAGAAGCTTGCATTATTCTGTGAGGCAAAATGATAAGGCGATGTGGGGTTATATTAAGTATGAGACTCTAAAAGGTCTTCGGAAGTGGAAGCCTCATCGTCCTAGACGTGTTCAAAGAGTATATCCAGTGACTGGTGTTACTGAAACAATTCTGaatgtaaagcctccaagaaccATGACGACGATTCCTTGCCTGAAATGGAGCAGGATTTTTATAAAGGTTTTATTGATTGGGTCTACAGATGTATCACAACTGAAGCGATTATAACTTACAGAGCTGGTAGTGAACTTAGAAATATTCACGTTTATGATCCTATGTGGTTGGTGAACTGCTCGGCAAAAGACATCGAATGCTTGTTCATTCACAAGATTCGTTATAAAGCAGAAGATAAAGATCAAGCACTACAATTCCAACGTGTAATTTTACTGTGCTTTCAGAAAGGTATCAACTCCGAAAGCAAGTGGAAATCTTCGTGGTGGTCTTTAGgcgagaagatgaagaagaaagcaaagcgtgaacgtgaacgtgagaatcaaaggatggaagaaaatagaggaaagtTTATGAAGCAACAGCGTGAAGAAGAAAAGGCGaggaagaaaaagaatgaaaagatCAGAGTTGCGCTAAGTAGAAAGCCGAAACTGAAGGAAGAGAAATACAAAGCGGTTTAAAGACccaaagaccaagactgaagactacggctctatccaagggggagtttgttggtgcagtaTGTCTAAATCCTATGTCTTAAGTCTAGGGTCTAAATATGTCAAGTTTATATAGTCTAGGGGTCAAATATGTAAAGTTTTTGTTATGTTTATAAGCTGTCCGTTTGAAATGTGCTTGTTGTGTTTCAAACGGAAGTGTGTGTTAGCTGTCCGTTTGAAAGTGCAAGTGTTACTTTCAAACGGTCAGGAAAGTCTATATATAGGCTAGTGTACTTCTCATTTCAAACGGTCAGACTTGTCATGTACTGTTACTCTGCCAAAATTTCAAGTGAAAGTGAATGAGAAGCAAGTAGTTAAAGTATCTGCAAAGTATCTTCATCTATTTTCTACTCTTTCTATCTGATTCTGCTCTGATTGAGTGTTTCCGCCACTCAATTAGTGTGTATTGCTCAAATTGACTCATTCTAGAGGTCAAACTGATCCTAcactatttctaagctatgtaaaggatatttatggtgtgtttaacttatggtcatgttccggagtgtctgttacagttcaaattggcatactttcgcagtttgtcaattttagtccctgtaggcgaattaacttgtttttgccataccaaagccttcaaaacttatttctaagttatgtaaaggttatttaaggtatgttaagtatatgttgatgtttcggagtatttttcgcattaaactgagtacgtttacacactagtttgcgtataattctccagaaagcgatgtagagtttgaaattgaacaaaagtcaaaacatgaaaaatgtataacataatcaaacaaacattgggatcaaataacattgttttattgataactgaactgttcataaagatttcgagcacaaatgttacagtctcccctacttgtggaaatttcgtcccgaaatttatttaggggaaactcgtggaaaaagatgcgaatacttcgccttcatttgatcttcgcgttcccaagtaagctcgggtccacgtttagattcccagcgaaccttgaccaaaggaatgcgcttgcgtttaagccacttgacttcacgttccatgatttccaccggtttcttaacaaatttcagtgttttatcaacacgaatttcgtcaagcggtatgtggaggttctcatcagctaaacacctcttgagagtggacacgtggaaggttgggtgaacatttccaagttcaggaggtaactcaagtctgtaggctaccttaccgattctttcgacgatcttgaatggtccaacgtatctaggtgcaagttttcctttctttctgaatctgatcacacctttccaaggtgagaccttaagtaatacaagatcaccaacttgaaaatccaagggcttgcgttttaggtccgcgtaactcttttgacggcttctagctgtctggaggttatcacgaactttcttaaccttatcaattgtctctaaaatgagggcaggtccagtaagctgagcctcaccgatctcattccagcagactggtgaacgacattttcgaccatagagagcctcgaaaggagccatgttgatgctggagtgataactgttgttgtaggagaattcagtcaatggaagatgtgaatcccaactaccaccaaaatcgatcacacaagctctaagcatatcctccagggtctggattgttctttcagactgaccatccgtttgcggatgataagctgtgctcagattaagttgggtccccatagcagattgcatggttctccaaaaatgagaagtgaagcaagcatctctgtcagaaatgatgttcaaaggaacaccatgtcgagctacaatttcatctacgtagatttcagcaagtttgtcagccgaaaagtCCTCACAGATTAGCAAGAAATGCGCTGaattagtaagacgatcaacaactacctagatggcatcgtgacctttctttgtgcgcgggagtttagtaatgagatccatcgtaacgttttcccatttccaaactgggatctctggttgttccaataatccggaaggacgctgatgttcagccttaaccttaagacaagtaaggcatttcaatacatataaggcaatgtctttcttcataccaggccaccaatactgaatacgaagatccttatacatcttatctgagccaggatgaatagaataacgagacttatgggcttcatccataagcaaggtacgaagattatcttggcttgggacccataaacggtccatgaagtaatacgatccattgtccttcagttccagatcaggtgttatgtgataGGGAAATTCATTATCCATCAatccttgtgaaacacaagattgttgagcccgagaaatacgtgcttggatatcggattgagcttgaatatcagattgaacacgaacacaatgaagcttagtacgttccttgcgactcaaagcatcggctacgacatttgccttaccaggatggtagcgaatttcgcagtcatagtcgtttagaagctccacccaacggcgttgcctcatgttgagttctttctgattgaagatatgctggagattttttgtggtccgtgaaaaccacacgttttgtaccgtacaaatagtgtctccaagtcttaagagcgaagacaactgcacccaactcaagatcttGAGTgttgtagttcttctcatgtatcttcaattgcctcgatgcgtatgctatgactttgtttctttgcatcaggacgcagccaagacccaatttagatgcatcgcaataaacgacgaaatcatcattgccttctggcaaagttagaacaggcgcatcgcaaagtttttgtttcaaagtcagaaacgcttcctcttacttgaatccccaatcaaatggcttgttcttctgagttaggcagttagaggaactgcaatctttgagaaattttcaatgaagcggcgataataacccgctagaccaagaaaagaacgaacttcagtaggagtagtaggcgtatcccaatccttaatcgcactgatcttggagggatctacatgaataccttgttcgttgacaatatgtcctaaaaattgaacttctttaagccagaattcacacttggaaaatttggcgaaaagttgctctttcttcaggagttccaaagtaagacgaagatgttgctcatgatcagctcgcgtcttagaatatatcaaaatgtcatcaatgaaaacgatgatgaacttatccaaataaggcttgtaaaccctattcatcaagtccatgaaaacagcaggagcattagtcaaaccgaatggcatgactgtgaactcataatgcccataacgagtgcggaatgccgtcttgggaatatcttcttcatgcacacggagttgacgATATCCCGATCGcaaatcaatctttgaaaaataagaagcgccttgcaattgatcaaagagatcatcaatgcgaggtaggggatatcgattcttgatggtaagcttgttaagctcacgttaatcgatacacatcctaaaagatccatccttcttcttgacaaaaagaacgggagcaccccagggtgatgatgtgtgttggtgtgtatataatttagatatataattaagccctttttacacctttagccaagttttaaatttataaagcacgatattcactaacactaaacacacatatgggcaagtgcacccatcgtggacgtagtatagtgttggtaagataccgaggtcgtccaaggacacaagagcttttaataccggtttatcctcaacgtctaatcaaataaaaaagtgagaaaaatgtttttaaactaagaaaataaaatctaactaaatgctgaaaaataaaataaaaataaaaacagatagacaagatgaatcacttggatccgactcgtgtattagtataacctttgattattttcgcactttttcacttgtttaagagattatcttagttattgtagtaggcccctcttttgaaggcgacgttaccctcaacccagtagtttgagtcagcaaggatacaatcctaaagggtcggattattggaagataatgaattaagttattaatgcaaattatggtaggccccgcttttggcggtgacgttaccctcggctaagtagtctgagtcagcagggatacagtcctaaatagtcgggttatagtattaatagtagttaacttatgagggggtcaaagagtttggatccccgccatccaatacctatgggtattgaaggagatcctactaaatttgacccaggtcccaagaaggacctctaaacgctgaacaagggcaagacccttaccaaaccgttcccttaacccccgaccaggtagccaacatacctccatatagaccgtggacatattaatggtgaaaatcttttattttatatagacagtaaaataatgccaagacaccacggacaaacgataaggaaagatcaccttcaacataagcaactagttattaaagtcattaatacaaaaccaaataaaaagtgcaaaagattaaaaataaaaagtattatactaaacacttgtcttcaccaagtgatgtaagagacttaggcaaacatggccttgattgtcaagaactcttacgatcaatcttggatcccgagacgactcacacactctacgatggacaatggatgatggtggtggatgatggtgttatggtggtggtgggtggtggatgaagtgtgagagaggtggtgtgccaagggatgagatggaatgaaaccaagcacccctatttataggctgaatagaaggctgggcacggccctgtgtccgctagacacgcccccgtgcccgtctaacagtctctctcctcattaattgtaattcgcaattacaattaatgcgcctgttgtactttcaccacgcccccgtgctcactggacacggccccgtggtgggcaatggaagcttctaccagtttgtcttttacgctgcttcttgggcacggccccgtgctggctgagcacggggcgtgttcaggcttctattttctcttctttgctttggaggatgccgttgagggtccgggcagtctacttttattccttttcttgtatttatgctagaattagttgtctttatgcttcttttgtgaatttgagctcatttcatcctgaaaatacaaaa from Helianthus annuus cultivar XRQ/B chromosome 7, HanXRQr2.0-SUNRISE, whole genome shotgun sequence includes the following:
- the LOC110932662 gene encoding glutamic acid-rich protein-like; amino-acid sequence: MDNDSIRALAKYHPKHPEPTKSAELFGAIKESSYQDPDPENHEHWRTEEERKEKSYDEELKILKSFISKRSEWFLKEEKKKSRKTTPTVKSGEESSSQPKKKQKKATSMSLIDEPDEDVPATNVEKEQEVSSAENIEINADLFTTDTDFVENVVQTVTTDIQKEKEKVIDDIEGDDVDKDTTSSSSSSEDEVVDEFERQRRMEEEIENERLLRKRKRQEADDDAPYVPSPEHVTESQSTPKVKRKAGGRKKATPMIRISKKPQKIVQKKQLEKESQKPPTPPHIFGTPPLTQVQPGSSSKGLPTPQDNLLDVDFDFANNSQVLKLEKKIKNVIAENKRLAAENQKATDREKLLVNRVQELEKKVETDQTEMDILKVRVSELEEEKNRRESENEYYKLKNKELTSAKALHDHKFYMLNRVVESLLGMSVDQKFEELKLEDLRAERQAELERQMKDKGKGVEGSSAMPEMALVPSMVIDNPEPISAVSGLFEEETPMHELIGGENEEDDEDDDEDEFVYSASSHSSKGNDDDDAAGGSGVRVTEAANEKVVDDLMNDTVNEESGEASGKGESDKTQIVEHSEPLFLRLDVYKEMLKDKDYKYDYVEDADQYDRVEVEECSNSEDVPEDTSKLPTLMEFFTAENREELRQKVTEAVNDNVFENLKKDAEKESQSNVEKEDRSKWFKDSHERKFKRPLKFFQRDRTISLGDIISWGFLPQVNAYVIRREYGVQYFKRLYDIMSLPWWDVDELSQVRSLHYSVRQNDKAMWGYIKYETLKGLRKWKPHRPRRVQRVYPVTGVTETILNVKPPRTMTTIPCLKWSRIFIKVLLIGSTDVSQLKRL